A window of the Thalassospira sp. TSL5-1 genome harbors these coding sequences:
- a CDS encoding PAS domain-containing sensor histidine kinase: MRSSKPDMTGETNLTAPIGSLCDALPYATAICARDGKILHANQALANMLELNIGDIEHRQASFLNPDIVQGLDALFSSGEFWSGDIMVINESQNTIPCHMTVSTLPLNHAGESHIAALLTLVENPGPHQVRQDTFAQQQRHDANATKNDFLANMGHELRTPLNAIIGNAELIEHGVLGDIDVAYRECGQDIHQAGLHLLSLVNDVLDSAKLADGAMKLHPTPTNIISVAHEAVRLILDDYRRRAHTLTIDLPDHDVILDCDRMKLKQILINILSNAGKFTPDGGRISLSLALTQDEAIFTITDNGVGMSAQDIPRALTRFSQLHPEGIKESAGTGLGLPLAKMLTELHGGRFIIESNPGKGTTIKICLPKRQAASNLTDTQYL; the protein is encoded by the coding sequence CAGGCGAAACCAACCTGACTGCGCCAATAGGATCCCTATGTGACGCCCTGCCCTATGCGACGGCGATCTGCGCACGGGACGGTAAAATTCTGCATGCCAATCAGGCCCTTGCAAATATGCTGGAGCTTAATATTGGGGATATCGAACATCGCCAGGCTTCATTCCTCAATCCCGACATTGTGCAGGGTCTTGATGCGCTTTTTTCCTCCGGTGAGTTCTGGTCTGGCGATATTATGGTCATCAACGAGTCTCAAAACACCATTCCATGTCACATGACCGTTTCAACACTTCCGCTAAACCATGCAGGAGAAAGCCACATAGCGGCCCTGCTTACGCTTGTTGAAAATCCCGGCCCTCATCAGGTCCGTCAGGATACATTCGCTCAACAGCAACGCCATGATGCCAACGCCACCAAAAACGATTTTCTGGCCAATATGGGTCACGAATTGCGAACACCGCTAAACGCCATTATCGGCAATGCCGAACTTATTGAACACGGCGTTCTGGGCGATATTGACGTTGCCTACCGTGAATGCGGGCAAGACATTCACCAGGCAGGCCTGCATTTATTGTCGCTGGTAAATGATGTTCTTGATTCGGCCAAGCTCGCCGATGGCGCCATGAAACTTCATCCCACCCCAACAAACATCATTTCCGTGGCTCACGAGGCCGTCAGACTGATCCTGGATGATTATCGCCGCCGGGCGCACACATTAACCATCGACCTGCCGGATCATGACGTGATCCTTGATTGCGACCGGATGAAATTAAAACAGATCCTGATCAACATTTTGAGCAATGCCGGAAAGTTCACCCCGGATGGCGGCAGAATTTCCCTAAGCCTTGCCCTGACACAGGATGAAGCCATTTTCACAATCACCGACAATGGTGTCGGAATGTCAGCACAGGATATTCCCCGCGCCCTCACCCGGTTTTCGCAACTTCACCCGGAGGGTATCAAGGAAAGTGCCGGAACCGGACTGGGATTGCCACTGGCAAAAATGCTGACCGAGTTGCACGGCGGACGTTTTATTATCGAAAGCAATCCTGGCAAGGGTACAACCATCAAAATCTGCCTGCCCAAACGGCAGGCAGCCTCAAACCTTACGGACACTCAATACCTTTAA
- a CDS encoding cytochrome c, which translates to MKNKLGLGVIALGAAVLGYLGYQYFKPAETVASAITIDPSDLHRVAAGKKIYDANCASCHGNKLQGEANWQQRGTDGLLPAPPHDATGHTWHHPDQMLFALTKYGPEKMVGDGYKSAMPAFEDILSDQEIADALSYIKSRWPDDVRARNDKINQAAQADG; encoded by the coding sequence GTGAAAAATAAACTGGGTTTGGGCGTTATTGCGCTGGGCGCTGCCGTGTTGGGGTATTTAGGGTATCAGTATTTTAAACCGGCGGAAACGGTTGCATCTGCAATTACAATTGATCCGTCCGATTTGCATCGGGTTGCTGCCGGAAAGAAAATATACGACGCCAATTGTGCATCCTGTCACGGTAACAAACTACAGGGAGAAGCCAATTGGCAGCAACGGGGTACAGATGGATTGTTGCCGGCACCGCCCCATGATGCAACAGGGCATACCTGGCATCATCCCGATCAGATGTTGTTTGCCCTGACCAAATATGGCCCCGAAAAAATGGTCGGCGATGGTTACAAAAGTGCGATGCCGGCCTTTGAGGATATCTTGAGTGATCAGGAAATTGCTGATGCCCTGTCATATATCAAAAGCCGCTGGCCCGATGATGTGCGCGCACGCAATGACAAAATCAATCAAGCTGCCCAGGCGGATGGTTAA